Genomic segment of Triticum aestivum cultivar Chinese Spring chromosome 6A, IWGSC CS RefSeq v2.1, whole genome shotgun sequence:
CTATGTAGTTTATAGTGAAATTTCTATAAAAACtcaatttaggaacggagggagtaattctctGTAAAAGATCCGTTTTAAATAAAAAACTGTATGAAAAGGTAGAGCACTACTGTAGCTATTGTGGATATAAAGAAGGTTAGATACATCAACAAACACAACGGGGCGGTGGCGCAGTTGGCTAGCGCGTAGGTCTCATAGCTAATGCGAGTGATCCTGAGGTCGAGAGTTCGAGCCTCTCTCGCCCCAAATTTTTGTAGTTTTTTGCAACCTCTCTTTTCAGTTTAGTTGAATGAATTTATCTTCTTATAAAAATCTTCACGGTTGGCCACAGGAAAAATAATCCTATTCCCGCAGAATCTCTCCTTTCTTTCACATAATTTTTCCTCACACACATTTTCTTAAATTCGTCATTTCTCGCTGAAGCCCTCTCTCCTTTCGTCGACACAGTTTTTTCCTCAAAGGCTTGTGCTGCTTTTTGAATCCAATTTTATCTTCTTCCAATCTTCACAGTCGGCCCAAGGAAGATGGTGACAGAAACATACTTATATGAAGAGATTCTGTATTACAAGGTCCTGACTCTTGCGAAAGAATGAACTGTACCAACCTTTTCTTTCCTTATCTGTTCTAGAAAAGTAGTGCATGACCTTTCTAACATGCAATATCTATTCTTACAGATATGCAAGCATATATGAGTGAAGATGTAAGTGAAAATGTATGGCATTTTGACGTCTTAACTACCTTTGTACTTCCTCCGTCACAGTTTAAAAGGCACAGTTAAATTTACGTGCGTTTCCACAATAGACAAGGTTTATGGcgcattgcatttatttttagtagctaattagtactccgatatactatttctatatacatgtgtagtgtgaatgctattttttagcccatctcacaaccaatagataaccacctaggtctcagagaatttccaagcgcgccttctaaaccgtgacggagggagtagatacaaAAGAGCCATGCATTTTCACTTACATCTTCAACTAAACTTTGTAGATACGCCAACGAGCCACAAGGATCTCACGTAACCAGATGCCAAGGAGACACTAGACAGAAGGATCTCACATAACCATACGCAAATATGCCTAACCAAGGCCTACAAACGGCATGCGTCATCTAGCAAACCGAACACCCCTAACTCATCAGTCATCTGGGTATCACAGTCTATACAGATATGCTTTAGCAGCAAAAGGAGAGGCGTTCAAAACCTCACACTACAGAAGATATGCTTTCCTTGTTCATTTACTCTGACATGGGTGGGTCGAATCCTAGGAGCGCCTCGCTCAACCTGATTTCTTACGTCTGATCTCAATGCCCTGCACGATGAGGCCCCGCTTCCAGTTTTCACCTTTGGTCTCCGTCAGGCTGAAGGAcacctcgccgtcgccgacccCCTCGTTGACCCAAATGATGAGGTTAAACTTATTGAAAGGTACAAGGTTAGAGTGGGAGTAAATTCTCAATTGAAGAGTATGCCTATCACCTCGGAATTGCATTGAAAAGTGTATAAGGATAAAGTTAAGGAATCGAAAGACAAGTCACTTGAATTGTTTGACACAAAGGTTGAAATTCCTCGGCTACAAATCGACTTGAACCGAAATTTCTCCTCCCCAATGCATGATGGTACAGTCGAGGTGTATGTCCCCAATtcttctagccaaccaccaagtagccaACCAAATGAAGTAGGGATGAATGCTAGAGCCATAGTAATTCAAGAGGAAGAGATTGATGCTATTgctcatggtgatgatgatgctattgcTCATGGTGATGATCGATCATGCTATTGCTCATGATGACGCTCACGCTATTTCTCATGGTGATGCTTATGCGGAAGATGGAGAGATTCATTATCATGCCATCGGTAACTTGAATGTCATTGTCTTCCAACAAGACATGGATCGTAGCCTCCCCTATAGCCGCATGTATGGGTATGGCTTGGATGACGAGGCTCCGGAGGAAGAAttggacgaggatggattcacGGAGCAAGAAAATCAAATCTTCACGAAGGTGACTGGCAAGGAAAGTGGTGTCCTATTGTTTCATGATCTTAGTCTTGCCGACATGGTCATTGTTCATGGTGGCATGAGATTGGGTTTGATTAAACCAACACCGTGCTCGAAAGTCGGCGATCCAAGGCCAAAGAATGAGGACGAGTATGCTTATTTGAAGAAAGGCGTcaagttttgatgcttgcaagagtTCAATATGTGGTTGAGAGACTACGCTATTCAAAACAATAGGCCATTTGTTGTTGGTCATTCGACCCAAAATGTGCCCTTTTTATGGTTTTGATTTGATGGGCAGCTATCGATAGCTCAGTTTGTTCCGTTTTGATCATATTTTATTAAatccctcggcctctgcatcaatcgatgcataagATCATCTTTATTTATTATTGAACATAGGTCtaacaagaacatacatcaagccaCCCAAAAccatcactcacacctacaaaaatCGATAATATGGAGTGCTCTCACTCCCATATCTAAAACCGGTGTCGtcgccgatccatccacataacgcATCGGAACGAATAGCCGGTGTAGCAGACCTAAAGCgtacaccacatgcacacgttttagaagccgccatcatcatcggaCCGCTGgcccatcttcaggagagagatccgcatcatccttgtcagttcgtccatccgtcgacgccaccacgacaccCAACGGCGCCAGCGCCCTGCACTCGTCCATCCAGACGCGAAAATTCTGGAGGATCtttcgtgcgtagcacctgccgactaggcatgacttgacatctccaccgaagcttcgtgcaagacgaagccgctccacctcatgCCTCTGTCTTTCAGCGTTGCTTCACCAACGATGCTCCCAAGAAAGAAACGACACCACAGTACCGCCATCATCCGATCTGGAAGACcggatcctagggtttcccccgaagcagcACAAGTGGGTCGACAGAAGttacacgatgatgccttcatcaaggtaacgacgcagAACACCGCCATCACCTGCcaacggctcggttttcaccggcaactctaTCTTCCCGACTCGCAGCCAGGATTAGATGACGGATGTCGAGATCCGGCCatccagcctcaggccgaccaccttcGACGGAGGAGATGGCCACCATCGTCGCTgcaccggccagatcagatctgACCAGAGGCGCCGCCGAATAGTCCACCAAGCCCTCCACGCCGGCGCCGCTGATCCGACGCCCGATggcgcgccgccgccgaccgcagCCACCACCCTTCGCGGTACAGTAATGTGCCGCACCTGCAGCTGCCGCCGCCCAAGGCAGGGCCGGCCACCACGCTGCCGCCTGCCGCAACCATCGCCGCCGCGACACATAGATTGAATCGACCGTACCACCACGCGTTTAGGGGCACCGCACCAACCCTAAGATGCGGGAGAGAGGGAGTCCCCCGCCACCGCCGACGGCCTccgggcttagcccggcggcggcggaggaaggggaagagggagatcGCGGCCccggtggctagggtttgggcgccgcccgagtcgcccgagcgggggcgACGCGGGTGTTTCTTTATTGCTTGATCTAGTGCACGCTCATTTCCGTCTTGATCATGCGTCGTCATTTTCCTGTCTATGTCGCTGGTAGTTGTAAGAACACAATATGTGGTTTCTCATAATAGAAATCGTAGAGGAATCTCTCTTTATTAAAAAGGAAAAAAACGAAGACCATTGTATAACGAGTACTAATGCTGAACTGCCACCCCCTGAAGATACTCAAGATTGTGTCCAAAACCAGAGTCAAATCTCTACTAATGCCGGTATTTGGTCATGCAGTAGCACTGGTCCCAAAGGTCGTTTATACCCTGACATCGCCACCGGTGGGTACATATATCATCTGTATGCACACAAACAAAACCACAAATGACTGTTGCTCCATCTTGCCATACTGCTGCTTATTACTGTAGTTCTCTGCAACCAACAAACCTGTGTGGAAATATGCATGGTAGAGTACTAGTTACTCAGCGAATATAAAGGAGGTCGGGCATGGCGAGAGAACAACGCCGGGGCGGTGGCGCAGTTGGCTAGCGCGTAGGTCTCATAGCTGCATTGGGCGATCCAGTGGCTGGGCGGTGGGGCCGGCGCACGTTGAGGATAAATATCTCAGAGCTAGTGAGTAATCCTGAGTTGGAGCCTCTCTCGCCCCAATTCCTTTTCTATccctcccctttttcttccctATCTGCCTTTTTTATAAGAAGGACTGAATCATTCATCGTACACTAATTGGGGTGGTGGCGCAGTTGGCTAGCGCGTAGGTCTCATAGCTAAAACATGCGAGTGATCCTGAGGTCGAGAGTTCGAGCCTCTCTCACCCcaattcctttttccttttttttctctgacttctcTTCAGTTCAGTTGAATCAAATTTATGTTCTACTAATAATCTTCACGGTTTACCAGAGGAAAAATAATCCTATATTCCTATTCCTGCAGAAACTCTCCTTTCTTTCGCATAATTTCCCCTCGCGCATTTTCTCGCCAAAACTCTTCTTTCCTTGACATAGTTTTTCCTCAAACGCCAGAGGAAAAAATAATCCTATTGCTGCAGAAACTCTCCTTTCTTTCACATAATTTTTCCTAGCGCATTTTCTCGCTGAAACTCTCTTCTTTCCTTGACATAGTTTCTCCTCAAAGGCTTGTGCTGCTTTTTGAATCCAATTTTATCTTCTTCTAATCTTCACAGTCGGCCCAAGGAAATCGAAAACTAAATGCTCGCAGCCAGGGCAAAGAAGACAGTGACAGAAACATATATGAGATTCTGCAGAATCCTGTGCGAGAAGAACCTTTTGTGCATTGCCAACAAGCCAAATGTATCTCACATAACCAGATGCCAAGGAGCCACTAGACACAAGACACAAGGATCTCACATAGCCAGACGCAAATCTGCTTAACCCGTAATTCATCAGTCATAGTAGGTAGCATAGGCTGTACACATAGTATGCTTTAGCAGCAAAAGGAGAAGTGTTCAAAACCACACACTACAGAAGATATGTTTTCCCTTATTCATTTACATCGACCCGGGCGAGTCGAATCCCAGGGGCTCCTCACTCAGCCCGATTTCTTACGTCTGATCTCGATGCCCTGCACGATGAGGCCGCTCTTCCAGTTCCCGCCTTTCGTCTCCACCAGGCTGATGGACACCTCGCCGTCATCGCCCCCCTCATTGAGGAACTCGCCCAGCTCCAGCTCCATCCACCCGTCGGCCCTTTGCTGTGGGAGCGCGACATTCTCTTCGTGGGATACTACGCGGCGGTTCCTTCTCCTGAGTCTTAGCCGCGGAAAGGGAACCATCGGCCGGTAGTTCTCGGGCACCCCAccctcgccgtcgtcgtcatcattaCCTTGGAGGCAAACCTTGCGGGTTGTGTTGGTTGCTCCGGCGCTGATCGATGCCTCCTGGACAGGAAAATCCAGCCCGTAGAAATTATCGGTCGTCTTGAAGACCATGTAGGCGGCATAGGTTGTGTCCTGGGAGAGCATCTTGCTATGTATCTTCCCGCGGATCTCGAACCAGCAAACATGCATGAGTTGGGCACCTTCAGAGAACCTGTCGCAAACATAGGGTCAGGATTTGTAAcaaagacaaaaaccaatcaaCACCTTAAGTTGAAGAGAACGATCTAGCATTGCAGCAAAGTTCCGTAACAATGACGAAAACCAATCAACAACATAAGTTGCTGAAATTGATCTAGAATTGCAGAGAGATCCTGTGACTTGGTATTAACCACATATTGCCTACTGTCAACAAGGTAGATCATAGAAATCACATTGTTTATGCAAAGTGTCATCTATGTGCTGTGCAtggttcataaagaacaaagttgTAAAGGGCACGCCCTCTGCTCTTGACAGCAAGGAAGATAAAAGTAGCACTTGGTTCTGCTTATGTGTGAAGGAACTAGCATGTACAGCGGTATTCCACTCTCCAAATGAAACTGACTTCAACTTAACCACTTCCAAACAGTTTCGAGATCTTCAACAACTGATTTGAACTATGTTCTTATCATAAATTTTGCTAGTCAGAACCATGCAGAAATCCCTATTCTGAGTTTTTGGCTCACGGCAAAGGTAGTTTGATCTACCATCCTATATAACCTCGTCAAATTAATTGCAATCAAGCGCGTGAGACCGCAAAGCAACAGCACAATCAGATCAAATGCAGTTGCAGTTAGATGAGCAGCAACATTCAGAAACATTCAGGAACACAGGCTAGATGCAATTCGGACAATCTGCATCGGAATAGGAGAGAGCGGCGAATGGACCTGGAGTCGTCGAGCGGGATCCAGGTCCAGTACTGCGGCGTGTCGCCCCACACGATGAAGAGGTTCCTGGCGGACAGCATGTAGCACTTGGCGCCGGTCTCCCTGTCCACCCACATACTCTGCGCCCACACGACCATCAATTGATTAGAGATCGACCGAATCTGTTGGGGAAATTAGGAATCAGCGTGCAGTACAGGCACGTACCACGAGCCTGTCCTGGAGGAGGGCGGGGCCGGCTGAGAGGCGGAGGAAGAGCTCCTTCTTGGAGGAGGGCGGGGCGGGGCCGGCCAGCTCCCCGTCGGCGAGCGGCGGGAGGCCGCCGGGGGGCAGGAAGCGGGCCCAGACGGCGTCGGAGTCGGCCGCGTCGCGGAAGGCCGGGGACACCGCCGCGGCCCGGCAGGCGTCGCGCGGGGACGTGCGGGCCAGCGCCGCCGAGACGAGCTCCTCCGGCAGGCGCGCGATCTCGCAGGCCTCCTCCATCGATCGGTTCCGCTGCTTGTGATTCGAgattcgtcggaggaggaggagagtgcgaGAGAGTTGCAATTGGTTTGGCTGtccggggatggggatggggatctataGGGTTTGGCCGTGTAGAAGGCAGCCAGaggctttttttttttttttgaacttaaGGCAGCCAGAGGCTTAACGACCAAGCAGCGGTTTGATTTTGTGGATTGATTAATTTGGGACGAAGCAACAGATGGCAGGTAGGAGGACACCCGGCGGCTAGGTGGCCGCCCGATGGGAAATAGTGCTACCATACGGACTTCCGAGCTGTCGGATCTTAAACGAAACGGCATCGGGGAGCTATGGATCAGCTGGACCTATGCacaatttttaaatttttaaggGGCTTTTATGCAAAAAGTTACAGACTTCTTGGgaccattggatctcagatccaacggCTGCCCAAGAGTTCATATCACCGTAGCACTTGAGGTGTTCTCCTGGCCGGTTGTGGTGGCCTCATGGGAGGCACTATGTGGTGTCCCGGGTTTCACCGAGTCCCACTTGACAGGCTttacttttgaaaaaaaaatcagggCTTAGATTCTCATTTCAAATCTACTTCCTTTCTTTGGAATtacattttttgcaggaaaaaggGTTTTCATTCCAGAATTACAGAGTTACTATCAAGAGGCAAGATTTCCTCGATACATGGGGCCTTCTCTGTAGCCATACAACTGTGCTACATTCAGTACAGTTATGTCTTGCCAAACAATCTATTACTCTATTTTGATCACGATGTAGCTTTTATGAAATTAACCAGAAGAGTTTTAAGCTCCAAAGCTAGATGACCGTAAACCAAAACGATCGAGATAATCATCACTGAGAATCGAAAGAGCCATCGACGAATAGGAAGATCTGTATATTGTATTGCAGGCATCATATCTTGCATCAGCGCATGGAAGATTCGTTTGGAATTACTTGATGCTTAATAATATTTTATTACTTTGAAAACTTTGTGAAAATAAACAAAAATGTACAATTAACATGATAATTGTGTTTAGTATCACAAGTTACAAAAACCAATTTGATCCACGGATCTTAAGAACGGCAAACTCATTGTGAATAATTGCAGTCCAGCAAGATACAAATGTCTGTTTTGATGGTATCTTTCTTATGACACGATGCCTTTCTTTGTTCTAGTCTTGATGCTCCGCACAATGACACCTCTGTTCACACTAGTAAGCGTACACGTTCAACAACGCATGTCTCAACTAATATTACAACCTTATGTGAGAATTTACATGCATTGTCCAAGTTTCATAATACACCACACAgttattatggaatggagggagtataatttaaaTGAGTTTCAAGAATTTCATAGTTTAACTATAATATTATGCATTTCTCAATGTAGCAAAATCATAGAAGGTGCAATGCATGTCCAGACAATTATAGATTATGTTTGCAGGTGCAAGGGAAATTAGTGTACACAGTAAGTAAAGATAAATATATAGCATTGCAAAACATATGGTGTATCTCCTCAATGCTTTTCTGACTCTTAACATGGTATCGGAGATACAAACATAACAGTTCACAAGTAGCTTCTGCATATCTGGAATACAAAACGAGATTTGGCTTGATGGTTAGACATGAGTCATACATCCTATCTTCTATGCTTTTTTCTAAGCAAATGCCATCATGTCTTGCTTTATTTATCAAAGAATATTTACATCACCATCAATGGAATAATCATACTACGTAGATCATTAGTCCCAACACTACGTTGAGGAGTTAAATGCATAAAACCAACACAATAGTGTCATGGCTAGTAGAAAACCATCACAATAGGAATCGTGACGAAACACACCATTATAGGACCCTAATATCCAACGCACGTCAGCTCTGGGAGGACCCCCGTGAATGATTTGTTTGTCCCAGGATGGTCCATCGAGCGAACCCTTTTGATCATTGAAAACGTCGCTTGTATAGGTTTGATCAATGACTAGTTGATCGATTTAGGTCTTAAAAAGCTGTCCAAATCCCATCCCATTCACCCAAAAAAGTGCCACGCGGTTCTTGTGCTGCCCATAGGCCCAATTATcttcttttttttagaaaaaatgacAACAATAAAAAAGGACCCTAATTGCCATGATCAGAATTATGATTGTCATGCTAAACTTTTAAAACTATCATGGTTAAAAAAGGGAAAAAATGCAATGACATTAAAAATTAAAATGCCATCATCTAAATAATAAAATATGCCatcctcttaataataaaaataCAATGTTATTGAATATTAAAATGACATGCTCTTAAAAATTAAAACTGCCAAGTTAATGATAAATACAAATGCCATACTCTTAAGAATAAACAACCATCCacttaataataaaaatgccatgttgTTGATTACGAAACTGACATCCTCTTAAAAATAAAAATACCATGTTATTAACTATTAAAAATGCCATGCTCTTAATAATAAACTAATGTCTTATTAATAATAAAATGACATGTTTTTAGTAATAAAACGGCCATCCTATTATTAAAATGCCATGTTATTTGACTATTAAAATGCCATGCTCTTAATACATAAAAACCGCCATGGTACCGATAACAAAATGCCATGCTCTtaaaaaataaaactataataaaaGAAGGACCTATGAACTGTCATGCTACCTATAATAAAAAATGCGCAtgacaagttttgaaaaacatCCTCTCTGAAAAGTAGGGATTTTTGctctataaaaataaaataaaaaacagattattttttgcaaatgaaagaagaatTTAAAAAATAGTTCACCAAAATACATAAAGGAGATTTAAGCACAGCTATTAAAGAAACCTAGCTTTAGCCCAGTAGTGAGCGTGCTTGGTACTCAAGCACTctctctataaactaatataagagcgtttaaatcaCTATATTAGTAATTTAAACAGTCCCCTTGGGGTTATCTTGCGCTTGGAAGAAGAACtaggaaaaggaaaaaatatagcGATAGTTTTAGTACAATCCAATTTCTCGATTCAATAGAAGCCCAAAGAGGTGGCACGCTCCCAAATTTTGCACGTGTGATACATGTTCCTTCTATTTCTCCAAGTAAAGCTCTTCGCAAGGCAATACCGACGGTGTCCACTTGACCTTTTCTAAGCAGGGACAGAATGAAACTACCATAATAAAGGCGCTTACTATCTACTCTTGATTCAACACACTTCCACTGTAGTGTTTGATTGGATCCTGCTACCTCCTCTCGAACCATAATagacttttatattagtttacggaggaaaTACTTCTTTGGAGGTCATGAGTTTGACTCCCTCAGCCTCACACCGCTCGtcatttatttgaaaaataataaAGAGAGGGAAGTTTGCTAGATCCTTTCACAGCAAAGCACTCCAGAGAGTTGACGTGACATTGGCCTTGCGTCAAGATCCGTGTGGCGACCTGCAAGATGTTCGCTAGGGTTGGCCTCCTGGCAAACGTTAGTCAATTAGCATTTCCAGGCAAGAAACTACCCATGACACACGCTGAAACAGGAAAACAAATCCCAGTATTTAGGGCATGTGCAATGGTCTAGACAACATCTGTCTGCAATACTTGTGCATGTAATCTGCAGATGGCACCACAGACACCTCCTACAATAGAGCGACTGTTTTGCTGTCTATAGAAAGTGAAACTGCCGTCCGTGTTGCTTGTTCGCCTCTGTGCaaattcttcttcctccttccagTACTTGTATCCTCTCTATCCTCCAGTAGATAAAATTCTGAATCTTAACAATTACCTTTTCCAATTCTTCCTAAGGTCATGCTGCCAATTCTCCAGCCATGAATTATTTTCCTTTCGTGGTGCTCTCACGATTGAAACACATCCACTTTCAAATTAACGTCAATGTACATTAACTATGTGTACACTGATATGCTTTAGCAGCAAAAGGAGAAGTGTTGAAAAACACACACTACAGACAGTGGCGGCGCCAGGAAATGAAGGGTGGGTATTCATCCAAAAAAAATTTGGCTCCAAATGTAGTATATGAACCAAACAACACAACACTAGCAATATATGAACAAAACAACACTAGCATAACGGCAATAACAATATTTCAATGTATCAAACCATAACAACATAAATACATAAGTACCTTTTGATTAATAAAGTGATGATATCCTtcttttttcgagagtacgccaacggcgtaccttagctttatagaaggcagaGAATATTTACAAGAGATTACAATGCAAAGATCACATCAACATGTGTCTAAGCTCCAACACACTCCACTCCCTCACCTAACGCGATTACTCAAAAAATTGTTGAACTCCTTTAGCTCCTGCCACAGCCCAAAGCTTTAGTTCTTCGAATATAAGCTCAGTCGTTCCCCCTTCATTTAGAATCCTAGCTCCACCAAACACCCTGCCATTCCTTTGTTTCCATAGACACCAGCAAATGAGAGCTATGAGCGTGTCGAAGCCTTTCCTCTTGGACTTGACAACTTGCTTCCTCCCTGCTGCCCACCAATCCTCCAACCTTGCGTGCTGCGTAGGAAGCAGGGCCAGGTTGATATTAGCCCTGGTGAAGCACTGGAACCAGACTTGCCGTGCGTACACGCATTGAAGTAGAATATGATCCACATTATCCTCCTCTTGATCACATAGGTAGCAAGGAGAGGTCCTATCTTGTAACCCATGCCTGAATCTCCTATCCGATGTCCACAGCCTGTATTGGACAGCTAGCCACATGTAGATTTTGCATGCTAGTGGCGCTTCATTCTTCCAGATGGCCGAGGATAGCTGAAACCTGATTCCTCCTTCACAGAGCATCTTATATGCCGAAACCGTAGAGTAGTCCCCATGTGCTGTCCAAGCCCAAACTGGTTTATCCTCAATGCCCGCGGTGGGGTGCACCTCCATCAGTACTTCCCATAACTGAATGAACTGCGCCAGTCCATCAGTGTCCATGTCTCCCATGATATCATTTGTCCAAGCGTGCGAGGCTAAACCCTCCTGCACAGATCTCCTATTTGCAACTTGAGTTCTCACCTTGGTTGCAACCAGGGGGGCGATTTCCTCAATCCTGTATCCTCTGATCCACCTGTCTTTCCAGAACAACGTCCTTTTTCCATCTCCTATCTGCCATTGGACTAGGCTCGCAAATGACTCCATAACTCTCTTGTCCGCTGTCAGATGTAGTCCCTGCCAAGGTCTAGCAGCGTCTGTTCTTCGGAGCCATTCCCATCTCAGTCTAAGTGCAATGCCTTGTTTTTGCAGATCTATCACACCTAAGCCACCAAGGTATTTAGGTCGGCATACACGTCTCCAAGAAACTACACACTTGCCTCTCTGAATCTCCTCTGTGCCTGCCCAAAAGAATGCCCTGCAGCCACTATCAATCCTGTCCAAAGCCCATTTGGGAGCTTCCGCGACAATCAGGTGGTGTGTGGCTCTGGCCCGCATCACTTGGTTCACCAAGATGAGTCTGCCTGGTCTCGTGACCATCCCTCGCTGCCACCCAGGCAGGATTTTAAGCGATGCGTCCACCATGGGCTGCCACTCCGAGCGAGTCAGCGGTTTGATGCTGAGTTGTAGTCCCAGATACTTACACGGAAAATGCCCAAGCTTCCATGGCAATGCACTTTGGATCAGCTCCTCGTCACCCTCCTCTCCTCTAATCAGGATGGCAGAGGATTTAGCAAAATTAACCCTTAGCCCCGATGCCATGCCAAATATGCCAAGAATCTCTTTCACAAATAAGATGTCAGTAGCGGTCGGCTTGATGAACATCACTACATCATCCGCATATAGGGAGAGCCTTTGCATTGGCCCACATCCATTTAATCTGCTCAGGACTTGTTCGTCATGCGCTTTCTTCATGATCGCGGTGAGGACATCCATTGCAATGACGAATAGGAGTGGAGACAGAGAGTCACCTTGTCGCAGACCACAAACATGCACGAATTTCTTGCCCGCACAGCCATTTACCACTACTCGAGAGCTAGCAGAAGACAGCAGTGTTGTCAACCAAGATAGCCAGACCTCCGAGAACCCTTTTGCCCTTAGCACCTCGAATAAGAACGGCCAAGACAAGGAGTCAAATGCTCGCGATATGTCCAATTTAAGCAACACTCCCTTCGCCTTCCTTTGATGTAATCTTCTTGCCATTTGCCTCACGAGAAGAAAGTTGTCATGCAGTGCTCTTCCTTTTATAAAAGCTGACTGGTTGATGTGTACCAACTCCCCCA
This window contains:
- the LOC123128939 gene encoding F-box protein PP2-B10; this encodes MEEACEIARLPEELVSAALARTSPRDACRAAAVSPAFRDAADSDAVWARFLPPGGLPPLADGELAGPAPPSSKKELFLRLSAGPALLQDRLVSMWVDRETGAKCYMLSARNLFIVWGDTPQYWTWIPLDDSRFSEGAQLMHVCWFEIRGKIHSKMLSQDTTYAAYMVFKTTDNFYGLDFPVQEASISAGATNTTRKVCLQGNDDDDGEGGVPENYRPMVPFPRLRLRRRNRRVVSHEENVALPQQRADGWMELELGEFLNEGGDDGEVSISLVETKGGNWKSGLIVQGIEIRRKKSG